In Eubacteriales bacterium mix99, the DNA window TACCAACTTTTTCCATGGCGTCGGAAATCAGCTGACCTATGGTATTGTCATCTGCAGAAATGGATGCAACCTGTGCAATGGATTCCTTGTTCTGAATCTTCCTGCTCTGTGCCTTCAGGGAGTCAACGGTTTTTTCCACTGCCTTCTGGATCCCTTTGCCCAGGATCATGGGATTGGCGCCTGCGGCTACATTCTTCATGCCTTCATGAACGATGGACTGCGCCAACAGGGTAGCGGTGGTGGTGCCATCTCCTGCCACATCGTTGGTTTTACTGGCCACTTCCCTGACCAGCTGTGCGCCCATATTCTCAAAGGGATCTTCCAGTTCGATTTCCTTGGCGATGGTAACGCCATCGTTCACAATCTGGGGAGAACCATATTTCTTATCCAAAACAACGTTTCTGCCCTTTGGGCCCAAAGTAATTTTTACGGTATCTGCCATAGCGTTGACACCGTGTTCCAGATTCCTTCTGGCTTCCTCGCCATACTTCAATTGCTTGGCCATGTTTCTTACCTCCTGATATTTTTTACTCGACTACTGCGAGAATGTCACTTTGCCTTACAATGATATACTCGGTGTCATCCAGCTTGACTTCTGTGCCGGCATATTTGGAATAGATGATTTTTTCGCCGACCTTGACTTCCATCCTGACTTCCTTGCCGTCTACCATACCGCCTGGTCCTACTGCCAGAACCTCAGCCATTTGAGGTTTTTCTTTTGCGGAGCTGGGAAGGACAATGCCACTTTTTGTGGATTCTTCGCTTTCCAGCATCTTAATGACGACTCTGTCTCCCAATGGCTTAATATTCATGGAATAACCCTCCTTATGTAAATAAAATAGTTTGCTTTGTTAGCACTCGTTTAAGCTGAGTGCTAATCACAATTATTAGTGTATATAAAAGCGAAAAAGATGGCAAATACTATAAAAAGGCAATATGCCCAGTTATCATGGACTACGCCTTGCTTTAAGAATATATCTCCACTTTTCTTCATATATCTCGGTAATTCTATTACATGCTTCATTCCATGAACTTTCCGGTCAACTTCTGTAGAATTCTGGGCAATGCATCCCTGGAATTTCCCCAGGATTTGTCCTGATTGCGGTAATCAAACTTCCGGGTAAACCATTGCAGTTCCTGTTCCAGCCGGTCCATGTTCCGGGATTGGACCGGCAGCAGGTCCTTTAGAAAATCTCCCTGCTGTTTGCTGCTCAGATATTCTGTTGCCATATCCAGCACCAGCGGAAGATGAGAAAAACAAAAGCCTTTCGAGTCGCTCATGGTTTTTCGGAACTCCGGATCCTGCTCCCACAGATGAAGGATGGTGTAGACGTATTGATTCAGCGCATCGTGGATCCGGTCACAGATAATGCATTGATCCCGGTGCTGTTTCATCCAATCGGAGAATGCGTGAATGGCAGCTTCCTGTGCAGATCGTTTACCGGAAGCCTTTTTCAGAAAAGGTATGGAAGCCTTGCCCGGATTCCGCAGTACCTGATCCAGATGGTCTGTCCTTTCTTTCATTTCCCTGTTGGTTTCCAATACATGGGTATGGGTCATCAAAGCCAGTCCCAGTCTGTTTTGTGCATTGTAGAGAAGCCCGTTGTGCCGGGGGCAAAATCCCTTTTTGTTGACTTCAGTCCGGACATCCGGTTCCATAACGGATCCTCCCAGAAAAGAAGAAATATTGAATTTTTCCGATTGCTCCTCCAGTATGCAGAGGGGACATTCTCCGTTGGCCCGGTATGCATCCCAGACAGGAATGGTATCCAGATGGTATTTCATTTCTGACCCTGCCTCCCTGTTGTTAGATTGGATTTCAACCCATGTTATCATATTCTGCCGGATTTCACCATAGATATAAATAAGTAAAATGGGACAAATCCTACAAGGGTGCAGAGGAGGACGGAGGAGGATGAATATGAGATACTCAAGGCTGAAAAAGAGAAGAAGGAAAAAAAGATATGCAAAATTGTTTCTGACAGCATTGCTGATACTGGGGATCCTCTATGTCGTTTCCGCCGGAAAGCTGGGCAAGTTTGTCAGCCGGCTGGTTTCGCCCATTATCAATCAGAAAGATAATTCCGGCGGAACGGATGAGGTATCCAAAGCGGAACCGATTCTGACGGTACCGGAGGATAAGGCGGATTCCAAAGACGGGAAGAAAAAGGATACCAGTAAAGTAACGGAAACCATAAAGGCAAATTCCCTGTCCATGTTTACCATTCAGATGAGCGCCTTTACAGACGAAAAAAATGCCAATGAATTTGCAAAACAGCTGCAATCGGAAGGCGGGGCAGGATATGTGCTGAAGGATGAATTTTTCCGGGTGCTGGCAGTTGGCTTTCAGAAAGAGGAAGATGCAAAAAAAGTCAAGGAACAATTGAAAGCGGATGGAATGGAATCTCATATCTATCCAGTTTCCTCTTCGGGAGCGGACATGAAAATCACTGCGACGAAAACAAATATCAGTGCCATCCGGTCCGCATATGAAATGTGGGAAGAAAAATATCTGGCTCTGGAAAAGGTCATCCGTGATCTGGATTCCGATGCCATTCCTGCAGCAGATGCCTACGGGCAAATGGAAAAGATCAAAAAGGAGGTGACCGAAAAAGAGGATGAGCTGAAAGCCATGAATGCCAGGCAGGACAACAACGCCGTTCTTTCCGGTCTGGTCAGCCTGTATGAAAGCGGCAGCAAGTCCTTTGATGGAATCCTGGCTGAAAAGTCGTCGGATAAGGTGACGGTTTCGTCCAAAATAAAGTATACGCATATTGAAATGATAATGCGGTATAAGGAATATATGACGCAGATAGCCAAATAGATGCAAGGGGATTGGGAATCGGCAGTTTTGAAGAGGAAGGCGTTCTTACTTATCTCATATTGTTGAGATATTCACAAAGATTCCCCATCTCTTCTTTTCAATTCAAGACTAATTTGAAAGGATTTTTTTATTTCCTGTCGGTCTTTTATACAACAGATCGACATATTATTTTTATACTATATAACAGGAAACCCTTTTCTCGCTTTTTTTGTGCTGAATCGTTAAAAATATGACAAAAGCGGTAGAATGTATCGCGGTTTTATGAGATAATGTTATGGTTGTATACGGATTCCTAAAAATGCAACAGGGGAGGGAGTTTTAAATGGCAGCTTCCATACTTCAGGAAGAGAAAGAAAAGGCTTCAGAGCTGCAGCATGTCATCGATGAGTATAAAGGGGAAGAGGGGCCTCTGATGCCCATTTTGCACCGGGCTCAGGAGATTTTTGGGTATCTGCCGCTTGAAGTTCAGGAATATATAGCAGAAGCTTTGCATATTCCGGTCAGTGATATATACGGAGTGGCTACGTTCTATTCTCAATTCACACTGAAGCCAAAGGGAACCTATTCTGTCGGTGTCTGTCTTGGGACCGCCTGCTATGTAAAAGGTTCTCAGAAGATACTGGATGAAGTGATTCAGGAATTGGGCATCCAGCCCGGAGATACGACAGGAGATAACCGGTTTACCCTTACCGCTACCCGGTGCCTCGGAGCATGCGGCCTGGCGCCGGTCATGACAATCAACGATGAGGTATATGGACGCTTGACTCCATCGGATGTCAAAGGCATTCTTGACAGGTACCGAAGCAAATAGCATGGAGGATGTTTCGCTTCATGTTCTGGACATTGTGCAAAATTCCATTGCCGCAGAGGCGTCCCGGATTGTGATTTTCATTCAGGATCGCCCGGAGCAGGATCGGTTGGAGATCCGGATCTGCGACAATGGAAAGGGCATGGATCCGGATCAGGTAAAAAGCGTTTCGGATCCGTTCTATACTACGCGCACAACCCGACGGGTCGGGCTCGGCATTCCGTTGCTCCAGGCATCGGCGGAGGCCACGGGAGGATACTTGAAGATTCGTTCTGAAAAAGGAACCGGCACAGTTGTACAGGCTGTCTTTCACAGCAAACATATTGATTGTCCTCCAATGGGCAGGATGGAGGATACCATGGCGGTGCTGATCTGTTGCAATCCGGACGTACAGTTTCATTACAGTCATATTTTTTCTGACAGGAAGTTTGTATTGCATAGCGGTGAAATTCAGCAAAAATTAGGAGAAATAAGCATTGCATATCCGGATGTCATTATGTGGATCAAAGATTATATTCACAGTGGTCTCGAAGAAATCTACGGAGGTGTTGGAGGATGAAGTCACTGGAAGAATTGGAGGAAGTCCGGCAGAAGGCACTGGATTCCGTAAAGCTGCGAAAAAGCAGGGCGGGTACCCGAATTGTGGTGGGTATGGCGACCTGCGGTATTGCAGCTGGTGCCAGACCGGTATTGCTGTCTTTCCTGGACGAAATAAAGAAGAGAAACCTGGGGGACGTGATCGTTTCCCAGACCGGATGTATGGGCACATGTCGTCTGGAGCCCATGGTGGAGGTTTATCGCCCCGGAGAGGAAAAAGTCACTTACGTGAAAATGACTGCGGATAAGGTAAAAAGGGTTGTAACAGAGCATATTGCAAACGGCCATCCCGTCATAGAATATACGATTGGTTCCGCAGAGTAAATCAATACAGGAGGGGGATTTCAACATGGAATTTTATCGTTCCCATGTTCTGGTTTGTGGGGGAACAGGGTGCCATTCTTCCGGCTCTGCGGATGTGATGAGCACATTTCGGACAGAGCTTGAAAAAAACAAACTGGAAAAAGAGGTTAAGCTGGTTCAGACCGGCTGCTTTGGATTATGTGCAGTAGGTCCGGTGGTGATTGTGTATCCGGAGGGTGCCTTTTACAGCAAAGTAAAAAAGGAAGACGTTCCGAGGATTGTAAGCGAGCATTTGTTGAAGGGCAGAATGGTTACCGATCTTCTGTATCATGACAGGGTCCATGAAGACAATGCGGTCAAGTCCCTGGATCAGGTGGAGTTCTATAAAAAGCAAAAGCGCATGGCATTGCGGAACTGCGGTTTGATTGATCCGGAGAACATCAAAGAATATATAGCCTTTGACGGATATCAGGCCCTTGCCAAGGTTTTGACGAAAATGACGCCGGACGAAACCATTCAGGTCATCAAGGCATCCGGATTAAGGGGAAGGGGCGGCGCAGGTTTTCCCACTGGCCTGAAATGGGAGTTTACCGCCAGGGCCAAAAGCGACCGGAAGTATGTCTGCTGCAATGCCGATGAAGGGGATCCCGGCGCATTCATGGACCGCAGTTTACTGGAGGGGGATCCTCACAGCGTATTGGAAGCCATGGCCATTGCCGGTTATGCGGTGGGGGCAGGTCAGGGCTATATTTATGTCCGGGCGGAGTATCCCATTGCGGTAAAACGGCTGGGCATTGCAATTGAACAGGCAAGAAAAGAAGACCTGTTGGGAAAGAACATTTTTGATACCGGGTTTGACTTTGATATTGAATTGAGATTGGGCGCCGGTGCTTTTGTCTGCGGGGAGGAAACCGCATTGATGGCGTCCATTGAGGGAAAACGGGGAGAGCCGAGGCCCAGGCCGCCTTTTCCGGCAAACAGGGGTGTGTTTGGCAAGCCAACGCTTTTAAATAACGTGGAAACGTATGCCAATATCCCGCAGATTATTTTAAAAGGTGCAGATTGGTTTTCTTCCATCGGTACGGAAAAAAGTAAAGGTACCAAAGTCTTTGCACTGGGCGGCAAAATCAACAATACAGGTTTGGTGGAAGTGCCCATGGGCACAACGCTGCGGGAAATTGTCGATGATATCGGAGGAGGCATTCCCAACGGCAGGAAATTCAAGGCTGCCCAGACCGGCGGCCCATCCGGCGGATGTATTTCTGCGGAGCATCTGGATACGCCCATCGACTATGATTCCCTGAAAAAGATCGGCTCCATGATGGGCTCCGGCGGATTGATCGTGATGGATGAGGACAACTGCATGGTTGATATTGCCCGCTTTTATCTGGACTTTACCGTGGAGGAATCCTGCGGGAAATGTCCCCCCTGCCGGATTGGCACCAGACGAATGCTGGAAATCCTGAATCGGATTACCAGTGGAAAAGGGCAGGAGGGCGACATTGAAAGGCTGGAGGAACTGGGCAGAAGCATTCAGACCTCCGCTCTCTGTGGCCTGGGACAAACCGCTCCCAATCCGGTTTTGAGCACCATTCGTTATTTCCGTGATGAATATGAGGCGCATATTCGGGAGAAGAGGTGTCCGGCAGGCGTCTGCAAGGCATTGCTGCAGATTACCATCCAGGCGGATACCTGCAAAGGCTGCGGCCTTTGTGCCAGGGCGTGTCCTGTCGGTGCGATTTCCGGGGAACGCAGGAGTGCTCATACCATTGATCAGACGAAATGCATCAAATGTGGTACCTGTCTGGAAAAATGCCCTTTCCAGGCAATCGTAAAGGGCTAGAGTTGGGAAAGGGAGTGACAACGATGGAAATGGTAAAGGTAACCATAGACGGTATTAAAGTGGAAGTGCCACAGGGAAGTACGGTTCTGGAGGCAGCAAGGGCTGCCGGCATTCACATACCGACATTATGCTATCTGAAGGGAGTCAATGAAATCGGGGCCTGCCGGATGTGTCTGGTAGAGGTAAAGGGGGCCAGATCCTTGCAGGCGTCCTGTGTTTATTCGGTTGCGGACGGTATGGAGATTCGGACAAATTCCCTGGCAGTCCGGGATGCCAGAAGAACAAATCTTGAGTTGATTTTGTCCGATCATGACCGCAGCTGCCTTACTTGCGTGCGAGGTGGAAATTGTGAGCTGCAGGCTCTTTCCAGGCAGCTGGGAGTAGACGACATCCGTTTCAGGGGGGAGCGGGTCCATTTTGCAGTTGATGATGCCTCTCCTGCGATAGTACGGGATTCCAACAAGTGCATTCTGTGCCGACGCTGCATTTCCACCTGCAGAAATGTTCAGGGGATCGGTGCCATTGGAATGGCGGAGAGAGGCTTTCATTCCGTTGTCGAACCGATATTTGGCAAAAGCCTGTCCGAGGTAAACTGCATTTATTGCGGGCAATGTATTGAGGCTTGCCCGACAGGCGCATTGCGAGAGAGAAATGACACCGGCAGGGTATGGGATGCCATCGAAAATCCTGATCTTCATGTTGTGGTTCAGACGGCTCCTGCGGTACGGGTCGCATTGGGAGAGGAATTCGGTATGCCCGTGGGAACCCGTGTTAGCGGAAAGATGGTTGCAGCATTGCGACGACTCGGCTTTGACCGTGTCTTTGATACGGACTTCGGGGCGGATCTTACTGTCATGGAGGAGGGAACTGAGCTGCTGAACCGCCTGAAACATGCCGGGAAACTGCCTATGATCACCTCCTGCAGCCCGGGCTGGGTTAAATATTGCGAACACAATTATCCGGAATTCCTGGACAATCTGTCTACCTGCAAATCTCCCCACGAGATGCTGGGTGCCGTGATCAAATCCTATTATGCCGAAAAAGAGGGGATCGATCCTTCCAGGATTTTTGTGGTATCCGTTATGCCCTGTACCTCAAAGAAGTTTGAGGCGGTCCGGCCGGAACTGAAAGCGACGGGATATCCGGATGTGGATGTGGTATTGACTACGCGGGAGCTGGCAGGAATGATCAAACAGGCCGGGATAGAGTTTACCGGGTTACCGGATGAGTCTTTTGATCCGATACTGGGAGACTCCACCGGTGCCGGCGTTATCTTCGGAACCACCGGCGGTGTAATGGAAGCGGCCCTGCGTACCTTGTCCGAGGTCGTAACCGGAAGGCCCCTGGAAGAGCCGGAATTTCAGGAAGTCCGGGGCCTGGACGGTGTGAAGGAGATGGAAGTTTCTCTGGGGGGTCAGACGATCCGTGCAGCCGTTGCTCATGGTACCGCCAATGCCAGGAGACTCCTGGATCAAATAAAATCCGGGGAAAAGGAATACCACTTTGTTGAAATTATGGGATGCCCGGGAGGATGCGTGAACGGAGGCGGTCAGCCTATTGTGCATGCACAGCGTCGCATGGATGAGAATGTTGCGGGGATACGCGCTTCTGCCCTTTATGAGGAGGACAGGAATCTTCCCATTCGAAAATCCCATGAAAATCCGTCCATCCGGAGAATTTACAGGGAGTATCTGAGTGAGCCAAACAGCCCGAAAGCTCACGAGCTTCTGCACACACATTATACCGTACGAAGCAGATACTGATGAAACGTGTCCACCCGAGCCATGAAGCCTGTTCCAGATTGCCAGGTGCAGGAACCAGGACAGACAAACAGGATGGAAACAAACCAGTCGCGAGCCGGCTGGCTTTTTTTATTGCCGGTACTTTGGAAAAACGGGATTTTCGTGTATAATCATTCTGATAAGGTTCTGCAGTAATCTCCGGGGAGGGAAAGAAATTGGATCAGACAGACAGAAAGGAAATCATCCGGAAGAGGGCGGAGGAACTGGGACTGGATCCCATTGCGTTTTTGCCGGTCCGGTCTTTCCCGCTTTGGAAAAAGGGAATTCAGATACGCAAATTTTTTGATCCGGACACAGCCGGTTACTGGGAGAAAAGAGGACTTACCCAGGACGCCCGGACGGTACTGCCGGATGCGGGGACGATTATTGCGGCTGCCTGTCCCTATGCTGTGTATCAATATCCTTTTTCCCCGGGCAAAGGGTATTACAGCGCACACTATGCCGCCTATCCGAAAGCAAGAGAAGCCATGAAGGACCTGGGAGCCGTTCTTCAGAAAGACGGATATCAGGTAAAAGTCGATCCTCCTCTGCCGATGAAGGAAATTGCCTATCGCGGAGGTCTTGGAAAATATGGCAGAAACGGACTGATCCACAATCATCAGTCCGGGTCTCTTATGACCCTGCATGTCCTTCTTACGGATGCAGTCCTTCCTGCCGATAATATTGACCCGGGGGAGCTGTGTGATTGCGGGGATTGCCGGCTGTGCATCCGGGCCTGCCCCATGAATGCCATAGCGGAAAACGGTGTAGTGCAGATCCGGCGCTGTCTGCGCTCCTACATGATGTCTCCGGGAATCGTGCCTGTCGGGGTACGGGAAAAGCTCGGGGACCGCATGCTGGGCTGCGAGGATTGTCAGATTGCCTGTCCCAGGAACCGGGAAGGGTACCGTAATGCTGTGGAAGCAGAATCCGGGCAGGAAATCTTTCCAATCCGAAAGCTGCTTTCCGATTATGCTGCCGGTCTGAAGAAATATATGGTGCCGGTTGCGGATACCATAGGGAAAAATTATGCCAGGCCACGTAGAATTCTGTCCATGGCCGTAATTGCCGCAGGAAATTCCGGGGATCTGTCTTATCTTCCCTTGCTGGCTCATACACTTCGCCATCCTCATCCCCCCATCCGTGCCCACAGCGCGTGGGCTATCGGAAAACTG includes these proteins:
- the groES gene encoding co-chaperone GroES, with translation MNIKPLGDRVVIKMLESEESTKSGIVLPSSAKEKPQMAEVLAVGPGGMVDGKEVRMEVKVGEKIIYSKYAGTEVKLDDTEYIIVRQSDILAVVE
- a CDS encoding DUF6062 family protein, yielding MKYHLDTIPVWDAYRANGECPLCILEEQSEKFNISSFLGGSVMEPDVRTEVNKKGFCPRHNGLLYNAQNRLGLALMTHTHVLETNREMKERTDHLDQVLRNPGKASIPFLKKASGKRSAQEAAIHAFSDWMKQHRDQCIICDRIHDALNQYVYTILHLWEQDPEFRKTMSDSKGFCFSHLPLVLDMATEYLSSKQQGDFLKDLLPVQSRNMDRLEQELQWFTRKFDYRNQDKSWGNSRDALPRILQKLTGKFME
- a CDS encoding SPOR domain-containing protein, translating into MRYSRLKKRRRKKRYAKLFLTALLILGILYVVSAGKLGKFVSRLVSPIINQKDNSGGTDEVSKAEPILTVPEDKADSKDGKKKDTSKVTETIKANSLSMFTIQMSAFTDEKNANEFAKQLQSEGGAGYVLKDEFFRVLAVGFQKEEDAKKVKEQLKADGMESHIYPVSSSGADMKITATKTNISAIRSAYEMWEEKYLALEKVIRDLDSDAIPAADAYGQMEKIKKEVTEKEDELKAMNARQDNNAVLSGLVSLYESGSKSFDGILAEKSSDKVTVSSKIKYTHIEMIMRYKEYMTQIAK
- the nuoE gene encoding NADH-quinone oxidoreductase subunit NuoE; this encodes MAASILQEEKEKASELQHVIDEYKGEEGPLMPILHRAQEIFGYLPLEVQEYIAEALHIPVSDIYGVATFYSQFTLKPKGTYSVGVCLGTACYVKGSQKILDEVIQELGIQPGDTTGDNRFTLTATRCLGACGLAPVMTINDEVYGRLTPSDVKGILDRYRSK
- a CDS encoding ATP-binding protein, which produces MEDVSLHVLDIVQNSIAAEASRIVIFIQDRPEQDRLEIRICDNGKGMDPDQVKSVSDPFYTTRTTRRVGLGIPLLQASAEATGGYLKIRSEKGTGTVVQAVFHSKHIDCPPMGRMEDTMAVLICCNPDVQFHYSHIFSDRKFVLHSGEIQQKLGEISIAYPDVIMWIKDYIHSGLEEIYGGVGG
- a CDS encoding (2Fe-2S) ferredoxin domain-containing protein, whose amino-acid sequence is MKSLEELEEVRQKALDSVKLRKSRAGTRIVVGMATCGIAAGARPVLLSFLDEIKKRNLGDVIVSQTGCMGTCRLEPMVEVYRPGEEKVTYVKMTADKVKRVVTEHIANGHPVIEYTIGSAE
- the nuoF gene encoding NADH-quinone oxidoreductase subunit NuoF gives rise to the protein MEFYRSHVLVCGGTGCHSSGSADVMSTFRTELEKNKLEKEVKLVQTGCFGLCAVGPVVIVYPEGAFYSKVKKEDVPRIVSEHLLKGRMVTDLLYHDRVHEDNAVKSLDQVEFYKKQKRMALRNCGLIDPENIKEYIAFDGYQALAKVLTKMTPDETIQVIKASGLRGRGGAGFPTGLKWEFTARAKSDRKYVCCNADEGDPGAFMDRSLLEGDPHSVLEAMAIAGYAVGAGQGYIYVRAEYPIAVKRLGIAIEQARKEDLLGKNIFDTGFDFDIELRLGAGAFVCGEETALMASIEGKRGEPRPRPPFPANRGVFGKPTLLNNVETYANIPQIILKGADWFSSIGTEKSKGTKVFALGGKINNTGLVEVPMGTTLREIVDDIGGGIPNGRKFKAAQTGGPSGGCISAEHLDTPIDYDSLKKIGSMMGSGGLIVMDEDNCMVDIARFYLDFTVEESCGKCPPCRIGTRRMLEILNRITSGKGQEGDIERLEELGRSIQTSALCGLGQTAPNPVLSTIRYFRDEYEAHIREKRCPAGVCKALLQITIQADTCKGCGLCARACPVGAISGERRSAHTIDQTKCIKCGTCLEKCPFQAIVKG
- a CDS encoding NADH-dependent [FeFe] hydrogenase, group A6, with product MEMVKVTIDGIKVEVPQGSTVLEAARAAGIHIPTLCYLKGVNEIGACRMCLVEVKGARSLQASCVYSVADGMEIRTNSLAVRDARRTNLELILSDHDRSCLTCVRGGNCELQALSRQLGVDDIRFRGERVHFAVDDASPAIVRDSNKCILCRRCISTCRNVQGIGAIGMAERGFHSVVEPIFGKSLSEVNCIYCGQCIEACPTGALRERNDTGRVWDAIENPDLHVVVQTAPAVRVALGEEFGMPVGTRVSGKMVAALRRLGFDRVFDTDFGADLTVMEEGTELLNRLKHAGKLPMITSCSPGWVKYCEHNYPEFLDNLSTCKSPHEMLGAVIKSYYAEKEGIDPSRIFVVSVMPCTSKKFEAVRPELKATGYPDVDVVLTTRELAGMIKQAGIEFTGLPDESFDPILGDSTGAGVIFGTTGGVMEAALRTLSEVVTGRPLEEPEFQEVRGLDGVKEMEVSLGGQTIRAAVAHGTANARRLLDQIKSGEKEYHFVEIMGCPGGCVNGGGQPIVHAQRRMDENVAGIRASALYEEDRNLPIRKSHENPSIRRIYREYLSEPNSPKAHELLHTHYTVRSRY
- a CDS encoding 4Fe-4S double cluster binding domain-containing protein, with amino-acid sequence MDQTDRKEIIRKRAEELGLDPIAFLPVRSFPLWKKGIQIRKFFDPDTAGYWEKRGLTQDARTVLPDAGTIIAAACPYAVYQYPFSPGKGYYSAHYAAYPKAREAMKDLGAVLQKDGYQVKVDPPLPMKEIAYRGGLGKYGRNGLIHNHQSGSLMTLHVLLTDAVLPADNIDPGELCDCGDCRLCIRACPMNAIAENGVVQIRRCLRSYMMSPGIVPVGVREKLGDRMLGCEDCQIACPRNREGYRNAVEAESGQEIFPIRKLLSDYAAGLKKYMVPVADTIGKNYARPRRILSMAVIAAGNSGDLSYLPLLAHTLRHPHPPIRAHSAWAIGKLGGVPAEGILKAAGEEENNPEVQEEIRLAEDRIRQAFLSKSGSRMILHRDNP